The following coding sequences lie in one Bos taurus isolate L1 Dominette 01449 registration number 42190680 breed Hereford chromosome 28, ARS-UCD2.0, whole genome shotgun sequence genomic window:
- the RASGEF1A gene encoding ras-GEF domain-containing family member 1A isoform X2, which produces MPQTSVVFSSILGPSCSGQGQPGMGERGGGAGGSGDLIFQDGRLISGSLEALMEHLVPTVDYYPDRTYIFTFLLSSRVFIPPHDLLARVGQLCVEQRQQLEAGSEKAKLKSFSAKIVQLLKEWTEAFPFDFQDEKAMAELKAITHRVTQCDEENGTVKKAISQMTQSLLLSLAARSQLQELREKLRSPAMDKGPVLKAKPPAAQKDILGVCCDPLVLAQQLTHIELERVSSIHPEDLMQIVSHMDSRDKHRCRGDMTKTYSLEAYDNWFNCLSMLVATEVCRVVKKKHRTRMLEFFIDVARECFNIGNFNSMMAIISGMNLSPVARLKKTWSKVKTAKFDVLEHHMDPSSNFCNYRTALQGATQRSQTANSSREKIVIPVFNLFVKDIYFLHKIHTNHLPNGHINFKKFWEISRQIHEFMTWTQVECPFEKDKKIQSYLLTAPIYSEEALFIASFESEGPENHMEKDSWKTLSWSCSGVLKERGLLRGTQELVELKEKK; this is translated from the exons ATGCCCCAGACGTCCGTGGTCTTCTCCAGCATCCTCGGGCCCAGCTGTAGTGGACAGGGGCAGCCCGGCATGGGGGAGCGAGGCGGTGGGGCCGGCGGCTCTGGGGACCTCATCTTCCAAGATGGACGTCTCATCTCGGGGTCCCTGGAGGCCCTGATGGAGCACCTGGTCCCCACAGTGGACTATTACCCTGAC AGGACGTACATCTTCACGTTTCTCCTGAGCTCCCGGGTCTTCATCCCCCCTCATGACCTGCTGGCCCGCGTGGGGCAGCTCTGCGTGGAGCAGAGGCAGCAGCTGGAGGCTGGGTCCGAGAAG GCCAAGCTGAAGTCCTTCTCAGCCAAGATCGTGCAGCTGCTTAAGGAGTGGACGGAGGCCTTCCCCTTTGACTTCCAGGACGAGAAGGCCATGGCTGAGTTGAAGGCCATCACCCATCGGGTTACCCAGTGTGATGAG gaGAAcggcactgtgaagaaggccatCTCCCAGATGAcgcagagcctgctgctgtccctgGCTGCCCGGAGCCAGCTTCAGGAGCTGCGGGAGAAGCTCCGCTCACCGGCCATGGACAAAGGGCCCGTCCTCAAGGCCAAGCCTCCAGCTGCTCAGAAGGACATCCTGGGTGTGTGCTGCGACCCCCTGGTGCTGGCCCAGCAGCTGACACATATCGAGCTG GAGAGAGTCAGCAGCATCCACCCTGAAGACTTGATGCAGATTGTCAGCCACATGGACTCCCGGGACAAGCACAGG TGCCGAGGGGACATGACCAAGACGTACAGCCTGGAGGCCTATGACAACTGGTTCAACTGCCTCAGCATGCTGGTGGCCACCGAGGTGTGCCGG GTAGTGAAGAAGAAGCACCGGACCCGCATGCTGGAGTTCTTCATTGACGTGGCCCGAGAGTGCTTCAACATCGGCAACTTCAACTCCATGATGGCCATCATCT CTGGCATGAACCTCAGTCCTGTGGCGAGGCTGAAGAAAACGTGGTCCAAGGTTAAGACAGCAAAGTTCGACGTCTTGGAG CACCACATGGACCCGTCCAGCAATTTCTGCAACTACCGGACAGCCCTGCAGGGGGCCACGCAGAGGTCCCAGACAGCCAACAGTAGCCGGGAGAAGATCGTCATCCCCGTGTTCAACCTTTTCGTCAAGGACATCTACTTCCTGCACAAAATCCACACCAACCACCTGCCCAATGGACACATTAACTTCAAG AAATTTTGGGAGATCTCCAGGCAGATCCATGAGTTCATGACATGGACACAGGTGGAGTGTCCCTTTGAGAAGGACAAGAAGATTCAGAGTTATCTGCTGACGGCTCCAATCTACAGCGAAGAAG CTCTCTTCATCGCCTCCTTTGAAAGTGAAGGTCCAGAAAACCACATGGAAAAGGACAGCTGGAAGACCCTCAG TTGGTCGTGTTCAGGAGTGCTAAAGGAGAGAGGGTTGTTGAGGGGCACACAAGAGCTTGTGGAACTGAAGGAAAAGAAGTGA
- the RASGEF1A gene encoding ras-GEF domain-containing family member 1A isoform X1 — translation MFLEPQETMPQTSVVFSSILGPSCSGQGQPGMGERGGGAGGSGDLIFQDGRLISGSLEALMEHLVPTVDYYPDRTYIFTFLLSSRVFIPPHDLLARVGQLCVEQRQQLEAGSEKAKLKSFSAKIVQLLKEWTEAFPFDFQDEKAMAELKAITHRVTQCDEENGTVKKAISQMTQSLLLSLAARSQLQELREKLRSPAMDKGPVLKAKPPAAQKDILGVCCDPLVLAQQLTHIELERVSSIHPEDLMQIVSHMDSRDKHRCRGDMTKTYSLEAYDNWFNCLSMLVATEVCRVVKKKHRTRMLEFFIDVARECFNIGNFNSMMAIISGMNLSPVARLKKTWSKVKTAKFDVLEHHMDPSSNFCNYRTALQGATQRSQTANSSREKIVIPVFNLFVKDIYFLHKIHTNHLPNGHINFKKFWEISRQIHEFMTWTQVECPFEKDKKIQSYLLTAPIYSEEALFIASFESEGPENHMEKDSWKTLSWSCSGVLKERGLLRGTQELVELKEKK, via the exons ATGTTTCTGGAGCCCCAG GAAACTATGCCCCAGACGTCCGTGGTCTTCTCCAGCATCCTCGGGCCCAGCTGTAGTGGACAGGGGCAGCCCGGCATGGGGGAGCGAGGCGGTGGGGCCGGCGGCTCTGGGGACCTCATCTTCCAAGATGGACGTCTCATCTCGGGGTCCCTGGAGGCCCTGATGGAGCACCTGGTCCCCACAGTGGACTATTACCCTGAC AGGACGTACATCTTCACGTTTCTCCTGAGCTCCCGGGTCTTCATCCCCCCTCATGACCTGCTGGCCCGCGTGGGGCAGCTCTGCGTGGAGCAGAGGCAGCAGCTGGAGGCTGGGTCCGAGAAG GCCAAGCTGAAGTCCTTCTCAGCCAAGATCGTGCAGCTGCTTAAGGAGTGGACGGAGGCCTTCCCCTTTGACTTCCAGGACGAGAAGGCCATGGCTGAGTTGAAGGCCATCACCCATCGGGTTACCCAGTGTGATGAG gaGAAcggcactgtgaagaaggccatCTCCCAGATGAcgcagagcctgctgctgtccctgGCTGCCCGGAGCCAGCTTCAGGAGCTGCGGGAGAAGCTCCGCTCACCGGCCATGGACAAAGGGCCCGTCCTCAAGGCCAAGCCTCCAGCTGCTCAGAAGGACATCCTGGGTGTGTGCTGCGACCCCCTGGTGCTGGCCCAGCAGCTGACACATATCGAGCTG GAGAGAGTCAGCAGCATCCACCCTGAAGACTTGATGCAGATTGTCAGCCACATGGACTCCCGGGACAAGCACAGG TGCCGAGGGGACATGACCAAGACGTACAGCCTGGAGGCCTATGACAACTGGTTCAACTGCCTCAGCATGCTGGTGGCCACCGAGGTGTGCCGG GTAGTGAAGAAGAAGCACCGGACCCGCATGCTGGAGTTCTTCATTGACGTGGCCCGAGAGTGCTTCAACATCGGCAACTTCAACTCCATGATGGCCATCATCT CTGGCATGAACCTCAGTCCTGTGGCGAGGCTGAAGAAAACGTGGTCCAAGGTTAAGACAGCAAAGTTCGACGTCTTGGAG CACCACATGGACCCGTCCAGCAATTTCTGCAACTACCGGACAGCCCTGCAGGGGGCCACGCAGAGGTCCCAGACAGCCAACAGTAGCCGGGAGAAGATCGTCATCCCCGTGTTCAACCTTTTCGTCAAGGACATCTACTTCCTGCACAAAATCCACACCAACCACCTGCCCAATGGACACATTAACTTCAAG AAATTTTGGGAGATCTCCAGGCAGATCCATGAGTTCATGACATGGACACAGGTGGAGTGTCCCTTTGAGAAGGACAAGAAGATTCAGAGTTATCTGCTGACGGCTCCAATCTACAGCGAAGAAG CTCTCTTCATCGCCTCCTTTGAAAGTGAAGGTCCAGAAAACCACATGGAAAAGGACAGCTGGAAGACCCTCAG TTGGTCGTGTTCAGGAGTGCTAAAGGAGAGAGGGTTGTTGAGGGGCACACAAGAGCTTGTGGAACTGAAGGAAAAGAAGTGA
- the RASGEF1A gene encoding ras-GEF domain-containing family member 1A isoform X5, with translation MWDLPGSGIEPVSSPLAKLKSFSAKIVQLLKEWTEAFPFDFQDEKAMAELKAITHRVTQCDEENGTVKKAISQMTQSLLLSLAARSQLQELREKLRSPAMDKGPVLKAKPPAAQKDILGVCCDPLVLAQQLTHIELERVSSIHPEDLMQIVSHMDSRDKHRCRGDMTKTYSLEAYDNWFNCLSMLVATEVCRVVKKKHRTRMLEFFIDVARECFNIGNFNSMMAIISGMNLSPVARLKKTWSKVKTAKFDVLEHHMDPSSNFCNYRTALQGATQRSQTANSSREKIVIPVFNLFVKDIYFLHKIHTNHLPNGHINFKKFWEISRQIHEFMTWTQVECPFEKDKKIQSYLLTAPIYSEEALFIASFESEGPENHMEKDSWKTLSWSCSGVLKERGLLRGTQELVELKEKK, from the exons atgtgggatcttcctggatcagggatcgaacctgtgtcttctccaCTG GCCAAGCTGAAGTCCTTCTCAGCCAAGATCGTGCAGCTGCTTAAGGAGTGGACGGAGGCCTTCCCCTTTGACTTCCAGGACGAGAAGGCCATGGCTGAGTTGAAGGCCATCACCCATCGGGTTACCCAGTGTGATGAG gaGAAcggcactgtgaagaaggccatCTCCCAGATGAcgcagagcctgctgctgtccctgGCTGCCCGGAGCCAGCTTCAGGAGCTGCGGGAGAAGCTCCGCTCACCGGCCATGGACAAAGGGCCCGTCCTCAAGGCCAAGCCTCCAGCTGCTCAGAAGGACATCCTGGGTGTGTGCTGCGACCCCCTGGTGCTGGCCCAGCAGCTGACACATATCGAGCTG GAGAGAGTCAGCAGCATCCACCCTGAAGACTTGATGCAGATTGTCAGCCACATGGACTCCCGGGACAAGCACAGG TGCCGAGGGGACATGACCAAGACGTACAGCCTGGAGGCCTATGACAACTGGTTCAACTGCCTCAGCATGCTGGTGGCCACCGAGGTGTGCCGG GTAGTGAAGAAGAAGCACCGGACCCGCATGCTGGAGTTCTTCATTGACGTGGCCCGAGAGTGCTTCAACATCGGCAACTTCAACTCCATGATGGCCATCATCT CTGGCATGAACCTCAGTCCTGTGGCGAGGCTGAAGAAAACGTGGTCCAAGGTTAAGACAGCAAAGTTCGACGTCTTGGAG CACCACATGGACCCGTCCAGCAATTTCTGCAACTACCGGACAGCCCTGCAGGGGGCCACGCAGAGGTCCCAGACAGCCAACAGTAGCCGGGAGAAGATCGTCATCCCCGTGTTCAACCTTTTCGTCAAGGACATCTACTTCCTGCACAAAATCCACACCAACCACCTGCCCAATGGACACATTAACTTCAAG AAATTTTGGGAGATCTCCAGGCAGATCCATGAGTTCATGACATGGACACAGGTGGAGTGTCCCTTTGAGAAGGACAAGAAGATTCAGAGTTATCTGCTGACGGCTCCAATCTACAGCGAAGAAG CTCTCTTCATCGCCTCCTTTGAAAGTGAAGGTCCAGAAAACCACATGGAAAAGGACAGCTGGAAGACCCTCAG TTGGTCGTGTTCAGGAGTGCTAAAGGAGAGAGGGTTGTTGAGGGGCACACAAGAGCTTGTGGAACTGAAGGAAAAGAAGTGA
- the RASGEF1A gene encoding ras-GEF domain-containing family member 1A isoform X3 produces the protein MFLEPQETMPQTSVVFSSILGPSCSGQGQPGMGERGGGAGGSGDLIFQDGRLISGSLEALMEHLVPTVDYYPDRTYIFTFLLSSRVFIPPHDLLARVGQLCVEQRQQLEAGSEKAKLKSFSAKIVQLLKEWTEAFPFDFQDEKAMAELKAITHRVTQCDEENGTVKKAISQMTQSLLLSLAARSQLQELREKLRSPAMDKGPVLKAKPPAAQKDILGVCCDPLVLAQQLTHIELERVSSIHPEDLMQIVSHMDSRDKHRCRGDMTKTYSLEAYDNWFNCLSMLVATEVCRVVKKKHRTRMLEFFIDVARECFNIGNFNSMMAIISGMNLSPVARLKKTWSKVKTAKFDVLEHHMDPSSNFCNYRTALQGATQRSQTANSSREKIVIPVFNLFVKDIYFLHKIHTNHLPNGHINFKKFWEISRQIHEFMTWTQVECPFEKDKKIQSYLLTAPIYSEEALFIASFESEGPENHMEKDSWKTLRTTLLNRA, from the exons ATGTTTCTGGAGCCCCAG GAAACTATGCCCCAGACGTCCGTGGTCTTCTCCAGCATCCTCGGGCCCAGCTGTAGTGGACAGGGGCAGCCCGGCATGGGGGAGCGAGGCGGTGGGGCCGGCGGCTCTGGGGACCTCATCTTCCAAGATGGACGTCTCATCTCGGGGTCCCTGGAGGCCCTGATGGAGCACCTGGTCCCCACAGTGGACTATTACCCTGAC AGGACGTACATCTTCACGTTTCTCCTGAGCTCCCGGGTCTTCATCCCCCCTCATGACCTGCTGGCCCGCGTGGGGCAGCTCTGCGTGGAGCAGAGGCAGCAGCTGGAGGCTGGGTCCGAGAAG GCCAAGCTGAAGTCCTTCTCAGCCAAGATCGTGCAGCTGCTTAAGGAGTGGACGGAGGCCTTCCCCTTTGACTTCCAGGACGAGAAGGCCATGGCTGAGTTGAAGGCCATCACCCATCGGGTTACCCAGTGTGATGAG gaGAAcggcactgtgaagaaggccatCTCCCAGATGAcgcagagcctgctgctgtccctgGCTGCCCGGAGCCAGCTTCAGGAGCTGCGGGAGAAGCTCCGCTCACCGGCCATGGACAAAGGGCCCGTCCTCAAGGCCAAGCCTCCAGCTGCTCAGAAGGACATCCTGGGTGTGTGCTGCGACCCCCTGGTGCTGGCCCAGCAGCTGACACATATCGAGCTG GAGAGAGTCAGCAGCATCCACCCTGAAGACTTGATGCAGATTGTCAGCCACATGGACTCCCGGGACAAGCACAGG TGCCGAGGGGACATGACCAAGACGTACAGCCTGGAGGCCTATGACAACTGGTTCAACTGCCTCAGCATGCTGGTGGCCACCGAGGTGTGCCGG GTAGTGAAGAAGAAGCACCGGACCCGCATGCTGGAGTTCTTCATTGACGTGGCCCGAGAGTGCTTCAACATCGGCAACTTCAACTCCATGATGGCCATCATCT CTGGCATGAACCTCAGTCCTGTGGCGAGGCTGAAGAAAACGTGGTCCAAGGTTAAGACAGCAAAGTTCGACGTCTTGGAG CACCACATGGACCCGTCCAGCAATTTCTGCAACTACCGGACAGCCCTGCAGGGGGCCACGCAGAGGTCCCAGACAGCCAACAGTAGCCGGGAGAAGATCGTCATCCCCGTGTTCAACCTTTTCGTCAAGGACATCTACTTCCTGCACAAAATCCACACCAACCACCTGCCCAATGGACACATTAACTTCAAG AAATTTTGGGAGATCTCCAGGCAGATCCATGAGTTCATGACATGGACACAGGTGGAGTGTCCCTTTGAGAAGGACAAGAAGATTCAGAGTTATCTGCTGACGGCTCCAATCTACAGCGAAGAAG CTCTCTTCATCGCCTCCTTTGAAAGTGAAGGTCCAGAAAACCACATGGAAAAGGACAGCTGGAAGACCCTCAG GACCACTCTCCTTAACAGAGCCTGA
- the RASGEF1A gene encoding ras-GEF domain-containing family member 1A, with the protein MGERGGGAGGSGDLIFQDGRLISGSLEALMEHLVPTVDYYPDRTYIFTFLLSSRVFIPPHDLLARVGQLCVEQRQQLEAGSEKAKLKSFSAKIVQLLKEWTEAFPFDFQDEKAMAELKAITHRVTQCDEENGTVKKAISQMTQSLLLSLAARSQLQELREKLRSPAMDKGPVLKAKPPAAQKDILGVCCDPLVLAQQLTHIELERVSSIHPEDLMQIVSHMDSRDKHRCRGDMTKTYSLEAYDNWFNCLSMLVATEVCRVVKKKHRTRMLEFFIDVARECFNIGNFNSMMAIISGMNLSPVARLKKTWSKVKTAKFDVLEHHMDPSSNFCNYRTALQGATQRSQTANSSREKIVIPVFNLFVKDIYFLHKIHTNHLPNGHINFKKFWEISRQIHEFMTWTQVECPFEKDKKIQSYLLTAPIYSEEALFIASFESEGPENHMEKDSWKTLRTTLLNRA; encoded by the exons ATGGGGGAGCGAGGCGGTGGGGCCGGCGGCTCTGGGGACCTCATCTTCCAAGATGGACGTCTCATCTCGGGGTCCCTGGAGGCCCTGATGGAGCACCTGGTCCCCACAGTGGACTATTACCCTGAC AGGACGTACATCTTCACGTTTCTCCTGAGCTCCCGGGTCTTCATCCCCCCTCATGACCTGCTGGCCCGCGTGGGGCAGCTCTGCGTGGAGCAGAGGCAGCAGCTGGAGGCTGGGTCCGAGAAG GCCAAGCTGAAGTCCTTCTCAGCCAAGATCGTGCAGCTGCTTAAGGAGTGGACGGAGGCCTTCCCCTTTGACTTCCAGGACGAGAAGGCCATGGCTGAGTTGAAGGCCATCACCCATCGGGTTACCCAGTGTGATGAG gaGAAcggcactgtgaagaaggccatCTCCCAGATGAcgcagagcctgctgctgtccctgGCTGCCCGGAGCCAGCTTCAGGAGCTGCGGGAGAAGCTCCGCTCACCGGCCATGGACAAAGGGCCCGTCCTCAAGGCCAAGCCTCCAGCTGCTCAGAAGGACATCCTGGGTGTGTGCTGCGACCCCCTGGTGCTGGCCCAGCAGCTGACACATATCGAGCTG GAGAGAGTCAGCAGCATCCACCCTGAAGACTTGATGCAGATTGTCAGCCACATGGACTCCCGGGACAAGCACAGG TGCCGAGGGGACATGACCAAGACGTACAGCCTGGAGGCCTATGACAACTGGTTCAACTGCCTCAGCATGCTGGTGGCCACCGAGGTGTGCCGG GTAGTGAAGAAGAAGCACCGGACCCGCATGCTGGAGTTCTTCATTGACGTGGCCCGAGAGTGCTTCAACATCGGCAACTTCAACTCCATGATGGCCATCATCT CTGGCATGAACCTCAGTCCTGTGGCGAGGCTGAAGAAAACGTGGTCCAAGGTTAAGACAGCAAAGTTCGACGTCTTGGAG CACCACATGGACCCGTCCAGCAATTTCTGCAACTACCGGACAGCCCTGCAGGGGGCCACGCAGAGGTCCCAGACAGCCAACAGTAGCCGGGAGAAGATCGTCATCCCCGTGTTCAACCTTTTCGTCAAGGACATCTACTTCCTGCACAAAATCCACACCAACCACCTGCCCAATGGACACATTAACTTCAAG AAATTTTGGGAGATCTCCAGGCAGATCCATGAGTTCATGACATGGACACAGGTGGAGTGTCCCTTTGAGAAGGACAAGAAGATTCAGAGTTATCTGCTGACGGCTCCAATCTACAGCGAAGAAG CTCTCTTCATCGCCTCCTTTGAAAGTGAAGGTCCAGAAAACCACATGGAAAAGGACAGCTGGAAGACCCTCAG GACCACTCTCCTTAACAGAGCCTGA
- the RASGEF1A gene encoding ras-GEF domain-containing family member 1A isoform X4: MFLEPQETMPQTSVVFSSILGPSCSGQGQPGMGERGGGAGGSGDLIFQDGRLISGSLEALMEHLVPTVDYYPDRTYIFTFLLSSRVFIPPHDLLARVGQLCVEQRQQLEAGSEKAKLKSFSAKIVQLLKEWTEAFPFDFQDEKAMAELKAITHRVTQCDEENGTVKKAISQMTQSLLLSLAARSQLQELREKLRSPAMDKGPVLKAKPPAAQKDILGVCCDPLVLAQQLTHIELERVSSIHPEDLMQIVSHMDSRDKHRCRGDMTKTYSLEAYDNWFNCLSMLVATEVCRVVKKKHRTRMLEFFIDVARECFNIGNFNSMMAIISGMNLSPVARLKKTWSKVKTAKFDVLEHHMDPSSNFCNYRTALQGATQRSQTANSSREKIVIPVFNLFVKDIYFLHKIHTNHLPNGHINFKKFWEISRQIHEFMTWTQVECPFEKDKKIQSYLLTAPIYSEEALFIASFESEGPENHMEKDSWKTLR; encoded by the exons ATGTTTCTGGAGCCCCAG GAAACTATGCCCCAGACGTCCGTGGTCTTCTCCAGCATCCTCGGGCCCAGCTGTAGTGGACAGGGGCAGCCCGGCATGGGGGAGCGAGGCGGTGGGGCCGGCGGCTCTGGGGACCTCATCTTCCAAGATGGACGTCTCATCTCGGGGTCCCTGGAGGCCCTGATGGAGCACCTGGTCCCCACAGTGGACTATTACCCTGAC AGGACGTACATCTTCACGTTTCTCCTGAGCTCCCGGGTCTTCATCCCCCCTCATGACCTGCTGGCCCGCGTGGGGCAGCTCTGCGTGGAGCAGAGGCAGCAGCTGGAGGCTGGGTCCGAGAAG GCCAAGCTGAAGTCCTTCTCAGCCAAGATCGTGCAGCTGCTTAAGGAGTGGACGGAGGCCTTCCCCTTTGACTTCCAGGACGAGAAGGCCATGGCTGAGTTGAAGGCCATCACCCATCGGGTTACCCAGTGTGATGAG gaGAAcggcactgtgaagaaggccatCTCCCAGATGAcgcagagcctgctgctgtccctgGCTGCCCGGAGCCAGCTTCAGGAGCTGCGGGAGAAGCTCCGCTCACCGGCCATGGACAAAGGGCCCGTCCTCAAGGCCAAGCCTCCAGCTGCTCAGAAGGACATCCTGGGTGTGTGCTGCGACCCCCTGGTGCTGGCCCAGCAGCTGACACATATCGAGCTG GAGAGAGTCAGCAGCATCCACCCTGAAGACTTGATGCAGATTGTCAGCCACATGGACTCCCGGGACAAGCACAGG TGCCGAGGGGACATGACCAAGACGTACAGCCTGGAGGCCTATGACAACTGGTTCAACTGCCTCAGCATGCTGGTGGCCACCGAGGTGTGCCGG GTAGTGAAGAAGAAGCACCGGACCCGCATGCTGGAGTTCTTCATTGACGTGGCCCGAGAGTGCTTCAACATCGGCAACTTCAACTCCATGATGGCCATCATCT CTGGCATGAACCTCAGTCCTGTGGCGAGGCTGAAGAAAACGTGGTCCAAGGTTAAGACAGCAAAGTTCGACGTCTTGGAG CACCACATGGACCCGTCCAGCAATTTCTGCAACTACCGGACAGCCCTGCAGGGGGCCACGCAGAGGTCCCAGACAGCCAACAGTAGCCGGGAGAAGATCGTCATCCCCGTGTTCAACCTTTTCGTCAAGGACATCTACTTCCTGCACAAAATCCACACCAACCACCTGCCCAATGGACACATTAACTTCAAG AAATTTTGGGAGATCTCCAGGCAGATCCATGAGTTCATGACATGGACACAGGTGGAGTGTCCCTTTGAGAAGGACAAGAAGATTCAGAGTTATCTGCTGACGGCTCCAATCTACAGCGAAGAAG CTCTCTTCATCGCCTCCTTTGAAAGTGAAGGTCCAGAAAACCACATGGAAAAGGACAGCTGGAAGACCCTCAG